The Branchiostoma floridae strain S238N-H82 chromosome 3, Bfl_VNyyK, whole genome shotgun sequence genomic sequence cttcgtttgCCTGACCCATACCCACAAAAGGGCATAAGGATTCATCCacggcttctcgagttatgctgacaacacagacacacacacacatacacacaaacacacaaacacacatgcgcgtacgcgcgcacgcacacgtacacatacacacacactctctctctctctccctctgcatGCAcgcactctctctctctctctctctctttgactTCTAGCAATACAAACCTGTTGTTACAAACTGCTACACTAAATTTCTTGAGTGTCTTTGGTGGTGGGTCCACTGTTGTCCAGACGTTGTAGTTCGGGTTGTACTTCTCACAGGGTTGCTGATGACTCAACACTCTGTCGTTGCCCAGTACGTAAACTTGCCCGTTCAACGCTACGACTTTGAAATACGCCTGTCTATACTGCGTCATGGGTGGTAACGTCATCCAAGCATTGTTTACGACGTTGTAGCGCCACGCTACGCAGAACTTCACGGGCTCTTCAGCCGCTGAAACCACGTAGATGTCACTGTCAATGGCGTCCGCCATCAAGCACGTGTCGTACATGCTCGGCGGAAGTTTCGCGAGAATTCCCCACCTGCGCGAGACTGGGTTGTACCAGTCCATCGTCATGACGACGTGAAGCTTCATGGGATCGTCCTCGTACCCAGAACCACCTAGGATAACCATGACGTCTTCCATACAAGCGTCTTTCTTGTGGTCCCAAAGTCGTTTCTTTACTTGCGCCAAGAGAGCTAAAGCCCTGTTCGATCTTAAAATCAATGGTTCAGAGTCCAAGTTAGTCATGATGTAGCCTTCATTCAACAAATGCAATCCGACTTTTTCTAACAAATCCGGAAGAAACTGTTGTCTGTTTTGAGTGTCGTGGCCCACCCATCTTATAACGGCCTCGTATATACTCTCTCGGTTGAGAGTTAGACGTTTGTCTGTGATCAAAGAGATCAGCATATCGCAGGGAAGGCAAACAAAATCTTCACTGTCGCTAGCCCAGAAGAAGTTTTGGAGGATGTAAGATTTTGCCTTTTCTTCTAGATCTGCGCATGCGTACATGTCGCTCAGACTGAGAACCGCGACACAGTTGGAATTGTCCAACTGCCTTTCGAGAAATTTGCAGCACGCTTTTGTCAGAGATCTGACTTGAAACAGACACGCCGCGTGTAGTGCTGTCTCTACTAGCTCTTCCGTCAAAACCGCTTTTCCGCTGTACACGAACTCAGTCACAAGTTTGAGGGTCTGTGTGGGGACTTCTTGTATGTCTATACTCTGTTTGCCTTCCTCCTCAAACTCTCGGAGAAACATGGCGTCAAAATACGGACAGGCAGCCGCCAGAACCACTCTGTGACCCTTCACAACTCCTCCGTCGTCTGAACACAAAGATATATTCGCATATCTACCAGAAAGTCTTAAATCACCCAACGCCTGCAGTACTAGCTTCTGGTCCCTGACGTCGCTGCAGGAGTCGAACTCACCGG encodes the following:
- the LOC118411925 gene encoding kelch-like protein 21, whose translation is MSRYLPALLPGHTPRVPALPPNVIVDGGLVCTFLPNGNMDFEDEGHGQLILDGLRRLREEAKVADDVTCIVKYVFEDHWTADVISGEFDSCSDVRDQKLVLQALGDLRLSGRYANISLCSDDGGVVKGHRVVLAAACPYFDAMFLREFEEEGKQSIDIQEVPTQTLKLVTEFVYSGKAVLTEELVETALHAACLFQVRSLTKACCKFLERQLDNSNCVAVLSLSDMYACADLEEKAKSYILQNFFWASDSEDFVCLPCDMLISLITDKRLTLNRESIYEAVIRWVGHDTQNRQQFLPDLLEKVGLHLLNEGYIMTNLDSEPLILRSNRALALLAQVKKRLWDHKKDACMEDVMVILGGSGYEDDPMKLHVVMTMDWYNPVSRRWGILAKLPPSMYDTCLMADAIDSDIYVVSAAEEPVKFCVAWRYNVVNNAWMTLPPMTQYRQAYFKVVALNGQVYVLGNDRVLSHQQPCEKYNPNYNVWTTVDPPPKTLKKFSVAVCNNRLFAMGFSAASDEVEILSLDPKTDTWQEEYTPSFKPRRKSFHTICVRNLIYFIGMSGSKVDAYDPEKHEWVKVAPLNGDHWMGAMTVLNGKIFICGGRSRQRYLTENVECYYPESDKWRVAAEMPILRRGHKCLTVAKPVVKEDKCSMPSVICSIC